In Deinococcus sp. QL22, the following are encoded in one genomic region:
- a CDS encoding GTP-binding protein, with the protein MTSLAPSDPRHPPAVSVPITVLCGFLGAGKTTLLNHLLTQTEGRNVAVIVNEFGAVNIDASLVVKTDEQTIELSNGCICCTLRGDLLQAVHDLLETRQLDHILIESTGIGEPLPIAQSFCLTPEELELEPEPGQAPIPNLLGRVHVDAMVTVVDAAQFFPLWNLSESIPGDEQERGYGELLAEQIEFADLIVLNKLDLASADDVQRLRELVTITNPRARVLEAVRGRVEADAVLNVNLFDFEAASQLDSWMEELEKEHTPESESYGLGTHIYRRDQPFDADAFHRALTNGLPHNVIRSKGWINLGNGVATLWNHTGRQLALEQAGEWLSADQAFSEIVFIGQELDGAALDALLDGALQA; encoded by the coding sequence ATGACCAGTCTTGCCCCCAGCGACCCGCGCCATCCCCCCGCCGTTTCCGTTCCTATTACCGTCCTGTGCGGCTTTCTGGGTGCAGGCAAAACCACACTGCTCAATCATCTGCTGACCCAGACGGAAGGCCGCAACGTTGCCGTGATCGTCAACGAGTTTGGCGCGGTCAACATAGACGCCAGTCTGGTCGTCAAAACCGATGAGCAAACCATCGAACTCAGCAACGGCTGCATCTGTTGCACCCTGCGCGGCGACCTGCTGCAGGCCGTTCACGATCTGCTGGAAACCCGCCAACTCGACCATATCCTGATCGAATCGACGGGGATTGGCGAGCCGCTGCCGATTGCCCAGAGCTTTTGCCTGACCCCCGAAGAATTGGAGCTGGAGCCTGAACCCGGCCAAGCGCCGATTCCCAATCTGTTGGGCCGCGTGCATGTGGACGCGATGGTCACGGTGGTCGACGCCGCGCAGTTTTTCCCGCTCTGGAACCTCTCCGAGAGCATTCCGGGCGATGAACAGGAACGCGGATACGGCGAACTCCTGGCCGAACAGATCGAATTTGCCGACCTGATCGTGCTGAACAAGCTGGATTTGGCCTCGGCAGACGACGTGCAGAGGTTGCGCGAACTCGTCACCATTACCAATCCCCGCGCCCGTGTGCTGGAAGCAGTGCGCGGCAGGGTAGAGGCCGACGCCGTGCTGAACGTCAATCTGTTCGACTTTGAAGCCGCCAGTCAGCTCGATTCCTGGATGGAAGAACTGGAAAAAGAACACACGCCAGAATCGGAGAGCTACGGCCTCGGCACGCACATTTACCGCCGCGACCAACCCTTCGACGCCGACGCCTTTCACCGGGCGCTGACCAATGGATTGCCGCACAACGTCATTCGTTCCAAGGGCTGGATCAATCTGGGCAACGGCGTGGCGACCTTATGGAACCACACGGGCCGCCAACTGGCGCTGGAACAGGCCGGAGAGTGGCTGAGTGCGGATCAGGCCTTCAGCGAAATCGTGTTTATTGGCCAGGAGCTGGACGGCGCGGCCCTAGACGCCCTGTTAGATGGGGCGCTCCAGGCGTGA
- a CDS encoding quinate 5-dehydrogenase — MTATQSDSLLADWKPAPAGFKHVVSVSIGSSKRNAREEISVLAQPFILERIGTDGDAGKAAELFQALDGRVDAFGLGGADIYVIADGKRYTFGNVKKLVANAKLTPVLDGSGLKNTLERDAIAQLDSVMNWRTKKVLMVSAVDRFGMAEALAQAGADIVYGDIVFGLNIDRPLRSIASLRRVARLVLPAITKLPQDWFYPTGAKQESSVAGKGTRYYAWADVIAGDTHYAKRYAPHDLSGKTILTQTITEADRVWMKERGVARLITTTPRMGSRNFATNVLEAFFVALSGKKEALSESEYLRYVREVGFKPEINDL; from the coding sequence ATGACCGCAACTCAAAGTGACTCCCTGCTGGCCGACTGGAAGCCCGCGCCTGCCGGATTCAAGCATGTGGTCAGCGTGTCTATCGGCAGCAGCAAGCGCAACGCCCGCGAAGAGATCTCGGTGCTGGCGCAGCCTTTTATTCTGGAACGCATCGGCACCGATGGAGACGCAGGTAAGGCCGCCGAACTGTTTCAGGCGCTCGATGGCCGCGTAGACGCCTTCGGGCTGGGCGGGGCCGACATTTACGTGATCGCAGACGGCAAACGCTACACCTTCGGCAACGTGAAAAAGCTGGTGGCGAATGCCAAGCTCACGCCTGTGCTGGACGGCAGCGGCCTGAAAAACACGCTAGAGCGCGACGCGATTGCCCAACTTGATTCGGTGATGAACTGGCGCACCAAGAAAGTGTTGATGGTCAGCGCCGTAGACCGCTTCGGAATGGCCGAGGCGTTGGCACAGGCAGGCGCGGACATCGTGTACGGCGACATCGTGTTCGGGCTGAACATAGACCGCCCGCTGCGTTCCATTGCCTCGCTGCGGCGGGTGGCGCGGCTGGTGTTGCCTGCCATCACCAAGCTGCCGCAGGACTGGTTTTATCCCACTGGGGCCAAGCAGGAAAGCAGTGTGGCAGGCAAGGGAACCCGCTATTACGCCTGGGCCGACGTGATCGCCGGAGACACCCACTACGCCAAACGGTATGCCCCGCACGACCTCAGCGGCAAAACCATCCTGACCCAGACCATCACCGAGGCAGACCGCGTATGGATGAAAGAGCGCGGCGTGGCCCGCCTGATCACCACGACGCCGCGCATGGGCAGCCGCAACTTTGCCACCAATGTCCTGGAAGCGTTTTTTGTGGCCCTGAGTGGCAAGAAAGAAGCGCTCAGCGAGTCCGAATACCTGCGCTATGTGCGTGAGGTGGGCTTTAAGCCAGAAATCAACGACCTGTAA
- a CDS encoding VOC family protein encodes MPLTFNYVSFVVADLERSLDFYRTLGLPIPAGAHLNSEGGPEQHVEIDQNGLRIAWETEDLVQRVYPGWVAPPKGQARIGAALEAGTPAEVDAACERLQAQGYEVETAPYDAFWGQRYATVTDPDGNSVDVFAWLEGQG; translated from the coding sequence ATGCCCCTGACCTTCAATTACGTCTCGTTTGTGGTGGCCGACCTGGAGCGCAGCCTAGACTTTTACCGCACGCTGGGGCTGCCGATTCCCGCTGGAGCGCATTTGAATTCGGAGGGCGGGCCGGAACAACACGTGGAAATTGACCAGAACGGCCTGCGAATCGCGTGGGAAACAGAAGACTTGGTGCAGCGGGTGTATCCGGGTTGGGTGGCTCCGCCAAAAGGTCAGGCCCGCATAGGAGCGGCGCTGGAAGCGGGCACTCCGGCAGAGGTAGACGCGGCGTGCGAACGGTTGCAGGCGCAGGGCTACGAGGTAGAAACCGCGCCCTACGACGCTTTTTGGGGCCAACGCTACGCCACTGTGACCGACCCGGACGGGAATAGCGTGGACGTTTTTGCCTGGTTGGAAGGCCAAGGCTGA
- the glpX gene encoding class II fructose-bisphosphatase has translation MTAQKAGQRGSGQGGAAGASADHAHFEHALVLETARVTEGAALAASRWVGMGDKNAVDAAGTEAMRQLLNSLDIRGTVVIGEGEMDEAPMLYIGEQVGQGKYEVDIAVDPVEGTVVTAKGLPNGLAVIALSERGGLMHAPDCYMDKLVVPPPAAGRVNIDWPVEANLSVIAQSLERNVEDLLITILDRERHADLISRVRGAGARVKLIGDGDVVASLAVGVRGTGVHALMGSGGAPEGVLSAAALKCLGAEIQGKFIAEDDAMRERFKTMGVEEGRVYKTNDLAPGNQMVFSATGITYGELLNGVRRFGGGARTHTLVMGYATRVVRFIDSVHLEDDGARVTIRI, from the coding sequence ATGACTGCACAGAAGGCGGGGCAACGTGGATCGGGTCAGGGCGGGGCGGCGGGGGCCAGCGCGGATCACGCCCACTTCGAGCATGCGCTGGTGCTGGAAACCGCCCGCGTGACCGAGGGGGCGGCGTTGGCGGCCAGCCGTTGGGTCGGCATGGGCGACAAAAACGCCGTGGATGCGGCGGGCACCGAGGCCATGCGCCAACTCCTCAACAGTCTGGATATTCGCGGCACTGTTGTTATCGGGGAAGGCGAGATGGATGAAGCCCCCATGCTATACATCGGGGAGCAGGTGGGGCAGGGCAAATACGAGGTAGACATTGCCGTAGACCCGGTAGAGGGTACGGTGGTCACGGCCAAGGGGTTGCCCAACGGTCTGGCGGTCATCGCCCTCAGCGAGCGCGGCGGCCTGATGCACGCGCCCGACTGCTACATGGACAAGTTGGTGGTGCCGCCCCCGGCAGCGGGCCGCGTCAACATCGACTGGCCTGTAGAAGCCAACCTCAGCGTGATTGCCCAGAGCTTGGAACGCAATGTAGAAGACCTCTTGATTACGATTCTGGATCGGGAACGCCACGCCGACCTGATCAGCCGGGTACGCGGCGCGGGCGCACGGGTCAAGCTGATCGGTGACGGCGATGTGGTCGCCAGCCTCGCGGTAGGCGTGCGGGGCACAGGCGTTCACGCGTTGATGGGGTCAGGCGGCGCACCCGAAGGCGTGCTGAGTGCGGCGGCCCTGAAGTGTTTGGGTGCAGAGATTCAGGGCAAATTCATTGCCGAAGACGACGCCATGCGCGAACGCTTCAAGACCATGGGCGTGGAAGAAGGCCGCGTGTACAAGACCAATGACCTCGCCCCCGGCAACCAGATGGTCTTCAGCGCCACCGGGATTACCTACGGCGAACTCCTCAACGGTGTGCGGCGATTCGGCGGCGGGGCACGCACCCATACGCTGGTCATGGGCTACGCCACGCGGGTGGTGCGCTTCATAGATTCCGTGCATCTGGAGGATGACGGGGCGCGGGTAACAATTCGGATTTAG
- the rpmB gene encoding 50S ribosomal protein L28 has protein sequence MSRECYLTGKKNLVVNAVTRRGKARAAGGVGRKVTGVTKRTQKANLQKKAIREQGVEKTVWLSAHAIRTLEKGGFPGVELA, from the coding sequence ATGAGCCGTGAATGTTACCTGACTGGAAAAAAGAACCTCGTGGTGAATGCCGTGACGCGCCGGGGGAAAGCGCGTGCTGCGGGCGGGGTGGGCCGCAAAGTGACGGGCGTGACCAAGCGCACCCAGAAAGCCAACCTACAAAAGAAAGCCATTCGGGAGCAGGGCGTAGAAAAGACCGTGTGGCTCAGCGCCCACGCCATCCGCACGCTGGAAAAAGGCGGCTTTCCGGGCGTGGAACTCGCATGA
- a CDS encoding metal ABC transporter permease, which yields MDWLTDPLQFGFFVRALLAVVLVSVLCALVGVWVVLRGLSYIGDAMSHAVFPGIVGAFLAGGNLLVGALIAAVFTALGIGAVGRQSGLKQDSAIGIVFVGMFALGVVMLSRAPTFTTDLSNFLIGNPLGVTPADLWGALAVTLVVGTILTAMQKELLLASFDPTEARAIGLPVRRLESLLLILIGLVVVLTVQLVGTTLSVSLLITSSASARLLSRSLRTMIGLAALLGTLGGVVGLYLSYYVNTAPGATIVLVNTALFLSALAFRKRD from the coding sequence ATGGACTGGCTGACTGACCCCCTGCAATTCGGATTTTTCGTGCGGGCGCTGCTGGCTGTCGTGCTGGTCAGTGTGCTGTGCGCCTTGGTGGGCGTGTGGGTAGTGCTGCGCGGCCTCAGCTACATTGGCGACGCCATGAGCCACGCCGTATTTCCCGGCATCGTCGGGGCCTTTTTGGCGGGCGGAAATTTGCTGGTAGGTGCGCTGATCGCTGCTGTTTTCACGGCTCTGGGCATCGGCGCAGTGGGACGGCAGAGTGGTCTGAAGCAAGACAGCGCCATCGGCATCGTGTTCGTGGGCATGTTCGCGCTGGGCGTGGTGATGCTGTCGCGCGCGCCCACCTTTACCACCGACCTCAGCAACTTCCTGATCGGCAACCCATTGGGCGTTACCCCAGCCGACTTGTGGGGCGCATTGGCGGTCACGCTGGTCGTCGGCACCATCCTCACCGCCATGCAAAAGGAACTCCTGCTGGCGTCCTTCGACCCCACCGAGGCCCGCGCCATCGGCCTTCCGGTGCGCCGCCTGGAGAGCTTGCTGCTGATTCTGATCGGGTTGGTGGTCGTGCTGACCGTGCAGTTGGTAGGCACGACCCTCAGCGTCAGCCTGCTGATTACCTCCAGCGCCTCGGCCCGCCTGCTGTCGCGCAGCCTCCGTACCATGATCGGGTTGGCCGCCCTGCTGGGCACGTTGGGCGGCGTGGTGGGTCTGTATCTCAGCTATTACGTGAACACGGCTCCCGGCGCGACCATCGTGCTGGTCAACACGGCGCTGTTTTTGTCGGCGTTGGCTTTCCGCAAGCGAGACTGA
- a CDS encoding helix-turn-helix domain-containing protein gives MTLAAPPQVAAPSGAAATAVPAGFCPVYRAIGVLQEKWVLHIVRALLDGEKGFNELARAVGGCNSATLTQRLEHLETLALIGKRTEDTHGKLARSVYSLTPAGRELQGVIQAIDMWAREHLHEDEGKSEASAGCGSTV, from the coding sequence ATGACTCTTGCCGCGCCTCCGCAGGTCGCTGCCCCCAGTGGCGCGGCTGCCACCGCTGTCCCCGCCGGATTTTGCCCTGTTTACCGTGCCATCGGTGTATTGCAGGAAAAATGGGTGCTGCACATTGTCCGGGCGCTGCTGGACGGCGAAAAAGGCTTCAACGAACTGGCCCGTGCGGTGGGCGGCTGCAACAGCGCCACCCTCACGCAACGCCTGGAACACCTGGAAACGTTGGCCCTGATCGGCAAGCGCACCGAGGACACGCACGGCAAACTGGCCCGCAGCGTGTATTCCCTGACGCCCGCTGGACGCGAATTGCAGGGCGTGATTCAGGCCATCGATATGTGGGCACGCGAGCACCTGCACGAAGATGAGGGCAAGTCGGAAGCCTCTGCTGGCTGTGGGTCAACGGTCTGA
- the rplS gene encoding 50S ribosomal protein L19 has protein sequence MTAIVKVNRGAILRSVEQPHIKDDLPDFRPGDTIRVETKVVEGTRTRNQAFEGVVIAINGSGSRKSFTVRKISFGEGVERVFPYSTPLIAKVTILERGKVRRAKLYYLRELRGKAARIKNDRSRVMKDAARAQQQKADAAAAAAAPVADAPSADVSSTEQE, from the coding sequence ATGACCGCTATTGTAAAAGTGAACCGTGGCGCAATTCTGCGTTCCGTCGAGCAGCCCCACATCAAAGACGACTTGCCTGATTTCCGCCCCGGCGACACTATCCGCGTGGAAACCAAAGTTGTAGAAGGCACCCGCACCCGCAACCAGGCCTTTGAAGGCGTTGTTATCGCCATCAACGGTTCGGGCAGCCGCAAGAGCTTCACGGTTCGCAAGATCAGCTTCGGCGAAGGCGTGGAGCGTGTGTTCCCCTACAGCACGCCCCTGATCGCCAAAGTGACGATCCTGGAACGCGGCAAGGTTCGCCGCGCCAAGCTGTACTACCTGCGCGAACTGCGCGGCAAGGCTGCACGCATCAAGAACGACCGCAGCCGCGTGATGAAGGACGCCGCCCGCGCCCAGCAGCAGAAAGCCGACGCTGCTGCCGCTGCCGCCGCACCTGTGGCCGACGCTCCCAGCGCCGACGTTTCCAGCACCGAGCAAGAGTAA
- a CDS encoding metal ABC transporter ATP-binding protein yields the protein MLGVDHLTVQYGSHTALEDATVRFEAGQFSAVIGPNGAGKSTLLKTMVGLLPDPSGSVRFDAGHTAQSCVSYVPQQQTLDWGFPVTVWDVAMMGRTGRLGWLRWPSKADRARVVAALKETGVYELRGRHIGALSGGQRQRVLLARMLARDGHLLLLDEPLTGVDAATQEQLMGLLRAQADRGRAVVMVTHDLEQARRWCDHLVLVNRRIIADGTPDEVYTPRNIEATFSSSHLGHTHAGA from the coding sequence ATGCTGGGCGTAGACCATCTGACCGTGCAATACGGTTCCCATACGGCGCTGGAAGACGCCACAGTGCGCTTCGAGGCGGGCCAATTCAGCGCCGTGATCGGCCCTAACGGTGCGGGCAAAAGTACCCTGCTGAAGACGATGGTGGGCCTCTTGCCCGACCCCAGCGGCAGCGTGCGATTCGATGCTGGTCACACTGCCCAGAGTTGCGTGTCTTACGTGCCGCAGCAGCAAACGCTGGACTGGGGCTTTCCCGTAACCGTGTGGGACGTCGCCATGATGGGCCGCACCGGACGCCTCGGCTGGTTGCGCTGGCCCAGCAAAGCTGACCGGGCGCGGGTGGTGGCGGCCCTGAAGGAAACGGGCGTGTACGAACTGCGGGGCCGTCATATCGGCGCACTCAGCGGGGGGCAGCGTCAGCGGGTGCTGCTGGCCCGGATGCTGGCCCGCGACGGCCATCTGCTGCTGCTGGATGAACCTCTGACCGGAGTGGACGCCGCCACGCAGGAGCAATTGATGGGCCTGCTGCGGGCACAGGCAGACCGGGGCCGCGCCGTGGTCATGGTTACGCACGACTTGGAGCAGGCACGGCGATGGTGCGACCATCTGGTTTTGGTGAACCGCCGCATCATTGCCGATGGCACCCCCGACGAGGTGTATACGCCGCGCAACATAGAAGCCACCTTCAGCAGCAGTCATCTGGGCCACACCCACGCGGGAGCCTGA
- a CDS encoding metal ABC transporter solute-binding protein, Zn/Mn family, with product MKILLLAGALALGTAQAAPLSVSATTTILADFVRVVGGNRVSVNVIVPAGGDTHTFQPSTAVIRALAGSRALFINGAGLEPWLPKLTASAPGVRVVTLTNSLKLHEAGEEGHDDHAGEEEHGAFDPHAWWDAALVAGYVRNVRVALTALDPARKTVYANNAATYLKQLSAADAYAKAQFARIPVARRTIVTNHDSLHYLAERYGLKIVGAVIPGISTEREPSARELAGLAQTVKKSGVRVIFTENTVNARLAQTLARETGITIAPALYTDALGPKGSVGDSYLNAFRFNVDTMVKALK from the coding sequence ATGAAGATTCTCCTTCTTGCCGGAGCGTTGGCACTGGGGACGGCTCAGGCTGCGCCCCTCAGCGTCAGCGCCACCACCACCATCCTCGCTGATTTTGTGCGTGTGGTCGGCGGAAACCGGGTGTCGGTCAATGTGATCGTGCCTGCGGGCGGCGACACCCACACTTTTCAGCCGTCTACTGCCGTGATTCGTGCGCTGGCGGGCAGCCGCGCCCTGTTCATCAACGGCGCGGGGCTGGAGCCCTGGCTGCCCAAACTGACGGCCTCTGCGCCGGGGGTACGGGTGGTCACGCTGACCAACAGTCTGAAACTGCATGAGGCGGGCGAAGAAGGCCACGACGACCATGCCGGGGAAGAGGAGCACGGCGCGTTCGACCCCCATGCGTGGTGGGATGCGGCGTTGGTGGCCGGATACGTACGGAATGTGCGGGTGGCCCTGACCGCGCTCGATCCTGCCAGAAAAACCGTATACGCCAACAACGCCGCCACCTACCTGAAGCAGCTGAGCGCCGCCGACGCCTACGCCAAAGCGCAGTTTGCCCGGATTCCGGTGGCCCGCCGCACCATCGTGACCAACCACGACTCCCTGCATTACTTGGCCGAACGCTACGGCCTGAAGATCGTGGGGGCCGTGATTCCGGGCATCAGCACCGAGCGCGAGCCGAGTGCGCGGGAGTTGGCGGGCCTGGCCCAGACGGTTAAAAAGAGCGGCGTGCGCGTCATTTTTACCGAAAACACCGTCAATGCCCGCCTGGCCCAAACGCTGGCCCGCGAAACGGGCATTACCATTGCCCCGGCCCTCTACACCGACGCGCTGGGGCCAAAAGGCAGCGTGGGCGACAGCTACCTCAACGCCTTCCGCTTCAACGTAGATACGATGGTCAAGGCGCTGAAGTAA
- the treS gene encoding maltose alpha-D-glucosyltransferase: MTQPVSTPATSEWYKSAVFYELSVRTFADGNGDGKGDFPGLTGRLDYLKTLGVDCLWLLPFYPSPLRDDGYDVADYVGIHPDLGTMDDFKVFLREAHARGLKVVGDLVTNHTSSDHAWFQAARRGPVLPDGTPNEYHDYYVWSDTGTEYSGARIIFTDTETSNWTKDEQCGRYYWHRFFGNQPDLNYDNPKVQEELLTAARFWLDLGLDGFRVDAVPYLIEREGTNCENLPETHDILKGMRRMVDTEYPGRLLLAEANQWPEEVAEYFGTDADPEFHMCFNFPVMPRLYMSLKKEDTTSIREIMGRMPAIPKFGQWATFLRNHDELTLEMVTDDERSFMYAAYAPDTRMKINVGIRRRLAPLLDNDRRRIELLNTVLLALPGSPILYYGDEIGMGDDLTLADRNGVRTPMQWNAGMSGGFSTATPDQCFFPPIGDPVYGYQRVNVNSQERDPSSLLKWTARQLELRRAHPAFAHGDLTFVDTANPAVLAFIRQHENETLLIVSNFAGNAQAATLDLTDFVGRTPVTLAGASPFPPVTEAAYPMTLGKYDYYWMRLN; encoded by the coding sequence ATGACGCAGCCCGTATCGACTCCCGCGACTTCCGAATGGTACAAAAGCGCCGTCTTTTACGAACTGTCTGTGCGAACCTTTGCAGACGGCAACGGCGACGGCAAGGGCGATTTTCCGGGCCTGACCGGACGGCTGGACTACCTGAAGACTCTGGGTGTGGACTGCCTGTGGCTGCTGCCCTTTTACCCCAGCCCACTGCGCGACGACGGCTATGACGTGGCCGATTACGTGGGCATTCACCCCGATCTGGGCACGATGGACGACTTCAAGGTGTTTCTGCGAGAAGCCCATGCACGCGGCCTAAAAGTGGTGGGCGACCTCGTGACCAACCACACCAGTTCCGACCACGCCTGGTTTCAGGCGGCGCGGCGCGGCCCGGTGCTGCCCGACGGCACGCCCAACGAGTACCACGATTACTACGTCTGGAGCGACACCGGCACCGAATACAGCGGCGCACGCATCATTTTTACCGACACCGAAACCAGCAACTGGACGAAAGACGAGCAATGTGGGCGCTACTACTGGCACCGCTTTTTTGGCAACCAGCCCGACCTGAATTACGACAATCCCAAGGTGCAGGAAGAACTGCTGACCGCCGCCCGCTTCTGGCTGGATTTGGGTCTGGACGGCTTCCGGGTAGACGCCGTGCCGTACCTGATCGAGCGCGAGGGCACCAACTGCGAAAACCTCCCCGAAACGCACGACATCCTGAAGGGCATGCGGCGCATGGTGGACACCGAATACCCCGGACGCCTGCTGCTGGCCGAGGCGAACCAGTGGCCCGAAGAAGTGGCGGAATATTTCGGCACCGACGCCGACCCCGAATTCCATATGTGCTTCAACTTTCCGGTGATGCCGCGCCTGTACATGAGCCTGAAAAAGGAGGACACGACTTCCATCCGCGAAATCATGGGCCGGATGCCCGCCATTCCCAAGTTTGGACAGTGGGCCACGTTCCTGCGCAACCACGATGAATTGACGCTGGAAATGGTGACGGACGACGAGCGCTCGTTCATGTACGCCGCCTACGCACCCGACACGCGCATGAAGATCAATGTGGGCATTCGCCGCCGCCTCGCGCCGCTGCTGGACAATGACCGCCGCCGCATAGAACTGCTGAACACCGTGCTCCTGGCCCTGCCCGGCAGCCCGATCCTGTACTACGGCGACGAGATCGGCATGGGCGACGATCTGACCCTGGCTGACCGCAACGGGGTTCGCACGCCCATGCAGTGGAACGCGGGCATGAGCGGCGGCTTTTCTACGGCCACGCCCGACCAATGCTTCTTTCCCCCCATTGGCGACCCGGTGTACGGCTACCAGCGCGTGAACGTGAACAGTCAGGAACGCGACCCCAGCAGCCTGCTGAAATGGACGGCCCGCCAGCTGGAACTGCGCCGCGCCCACCCCGCTTTTGCACACGGCGACCTGACCTTTGTGGACACGGCAAACCCGGCAGTGTTGGCCTTCATTCGCCAGCACGAGAACGAAACCCTGCTGATCGTGAGCAACTTTGCAGGCAACGCGCAGGCGGCCACCCTCGACCTGACCGACTTTGTGGGCCGCACGCCCGTCACGTTGGCCGGAGCCAGCCCCTTCCCACCAGTTACAGAAGCCGCGTACCCCATGACATTGGGCAAATACGATTACTACTGGATGCGCCTGAACTAG
- a CDS encoding nitroreductase family protein: MTATTTRPATVTEAIETRRSIRKFVQEPIPAADLHEVLRLASLAPSAWNAQSWRFAVIQNPEVQAKLQEAAYGQGQITNAPAVIVVYSDMEDTLNTVEETAHPGMGDAGRTGQRNTFDGVFGGQEVAQRGAWGLSQANIAFGFMMVAARGLGYDTVPMLGFNPEQVKDLLGLPAHVQIAGLLPIGKRAEEGFPHHRHSVERITKFY, translated from the coding sequence ATGACCGCTACGACCACCCGCCCCGCCACCGTCACCGAAGCCATCGAGACCCGCCGCAGCATTCGTAAGTTTGTGCAGGAACCCATTCCCGCCGCCGACCTGCACGAAGTCCTGCGCCTTGCCAGCCTTGCCCCCAGTGCGTGGAATGCCCAGTCGTGGCGCTTTGCCGTGATTCAGAACCCAGAGGTGCAGGCCAAGTTGCAAGAAGCGGCCTACGGACAGGGCCAGATCACCAACGCGCCCGCTGTAATCGTGGTCTACAGCGACATGGAAGACACCCTGAACACCGTGGAAGAAACTGCCCACCCCGGCATGGGTGACGCGGGACGCACCGGCCAGCGCAACACCTTCGACGGCGTGTTCGGCGGGCAAGAAGTGGCCCAGCGCGGCGCGTGGGGTCTGTCTCAGGCCAACATCGCCTTCGGCTTCATGATGGTCGCCGCACGCGGCCTCGGCTACGACACCGTGCCTATGCTCGGCTTCAACCCCGAACAAGTCAAAGACCTCCTCGGCCTGCCCGCCCACGTGCAGATTGCTGGCCTGCTGCCCATCGGCAAGCGCGCCGAAGAAGGCTTTCCCCACCACCGCCACAGCGTCGAGCGCATCACCAAGTTCTACTGA
- a CDS encoding rhomboid family intramembrane serine protease — MRSPPPPSVYPPNTPPVRTRRPPVVQAGVVTALLVAGLWLQEITDQFVLGGALDNYGILPRNPDALSHIFSAPFLHGGFDHLLANTVPVAVLAFMSALRGLWRFLLATLIIVALGGGLVWLFGRGGSVHLGASELVFGYLAYLLGAGWWERSASAIIAAAVALLLYGGALWGVLPGNPEISWEAHLFGFVAGVVAAAVLHRKRKVVGRS, encoded by the coding sequence ATGCGCTCCCCGCCGCCGCCCAGCGTTTATCCCCCAAATACGCCGCCTGTTCGCACCCGCCGCCCGCCTGTGGTACAAGCTGGCGTGGTTACGGCGCTGTTGGTTGCTGGGCTGTGGCTGCAAGAAATCACCGATCAGTTTGTGTTGGGCGGCGCACTGGACAATTACGGCATCCTGCCGCGCAACCCGGACGCCCTGAGTCACATCTTCAGCGCCCCGTTTTTGCACGGCGGTTTCGATCATCTGCTGGCGAATACCGTACCCGTAGCCGTCCTCGCCTTCATGTCGGCCCTGCGCGGGCTGTGGCGCTTTTTGCTGGCAACGCTCATTATCGTGGCCTTGGGCGGCGGCCTGGTCTGGCTGTTCGGACGCGGCGGCAGCGTGCATCTGGGGGCCAGCGAACTGGTGTTCGGCTACCTCGCCTACCTGCTGGGCGCGGGTTGGTGGGAACGTTCGGCGTCGGCCATCATCGCCGCTGCGGTGGCCCTGCTGCTGTACGGCGGGGCGCTGTGGGGCGTGCTGCCGGGCAACCCGGAGATTTCGTGGGAAGCACACCTGTTCGGCTTTGTGGCCGGGGTGGTGGCGGCGGCGGTGTTGCACCGGAAGCGGAAGGTCGTTGGTAGATCGTAG